Proteins encoded in a region of the Natator depressus isolate rNatDep1 chromosome 23, rNatDep2.hap1, whole genome shotgun sequence genome:
- the SNRPD2 gene encoding small nuclear ribonucleoprotein Sm D2 — MSLLNKPKSEMTPEELQKREEEEFNTGPLSVLTQSVKNNTQVLINCRNNKKLLGRVKAFDRHCNMVLENVKEMWTEVPKSGKGKKKSKPVNKDRYISKMFLRGDSVIVVLRNPLIAGK, encoded by the exons AT GAGCCTCTTAAACAAGCCCAAGAGCGAGATGACCCCCGAGGAGCTGCAgaagcgggaggaggaggagttcaaCACGGGGCCCCTGTCCGTCCTCACCCAGTCAGTCAAGAACAACACCCAGGTACTGATCAACTGTCGCAACAACAAGAAGCTGCTGGGACGTGTCAAGGCATTTGACAG GCACTGTAACATGGTGCTGGAGAACGTCAAGGAGATGTGGACGGAGGTGCCCAAGAGCGGCAAGGGCAAGAAGAAATCGAAGCCCGTCAACAAGGATCGCTACATCTCCAAGATGTTCCTGCGGGGGGACTCCGTCATTGTGGTGCTGAGGAACCCCCTCATTGCCGGCAAATAG
- the LOC141976786 gene encoding adenosine receptor A1-like produces MTEGAGLVRSGRSVADRTRALWTDGSRDGYAASTAALVECGDGGALTAQRGTWINMARAPPATNAFPNSSFPPTAPTPCPGASNRSLPGLDVPYFLTETITAVLSVAGNLFICTVILRDRKLRAVVTNHFLVSLAAADILVGAVAIPCAQMADAGLPRGRPTLCLLMLCTLLIFTQASVFGLLAIAVERYISILKPFQYPSLMSPQNSLLVILSSWVLATFIGTLPLMGWHKPFPPDGQCKFNAFIEDTFEVYFKFVACMLVPLAIMLVLYGRIFLEAKRQIRKVAEREVEVSRQARRRRVLHKELRLATSLFIVLFCFAFCWLPLHVINTLQLVCPGCPIPSPLVLATIVLSHANSVINPVVYVFRMRSFRQAFTATFPCTWHPLPASTPSKFSASGLTPSNRLELASHNSPLPGK; encoded by the exons ATGACAGAGGGGGCGGGGCTCGTGCGGAGTGGGCGGAGCGTGG CTGACCGCACGAGAGCCCTTTGGACAGATGGGAGCAGAGATGGATATGCAGCCTCGACAG CCGCGCTGGTGGAGTGTGGAGACGGGGGAGCACTGACGGCCCAGCGAGGCACCTGGATTAACATGGCCAGAGCCCCACCTGCCACCAACGCCTTCCCCAACTCGTCCTTCCCGCCCACCGCCCCCACGCCCTGCCCGGGGGCGTCGAACAGGAGCTTGCCCGGCCTGGACGTGCCCTACTTCCTGACGGAGACCATCACAGCGGTGCTGTCCGTCGCGGGCAACCTCTTCATTTGCACTGTCATCCTGCGGGACAGGAAGCTGCGCGCCGTGGTGACCAACCACTTCCTGGTCTCGCTGGCCGCGGCCGACATCCTGGTGGGGGCCGTGGCCATCCCCTGCGCCCAGATGGCGGACGCGGGGCTGCCGCGGGGCCGGCCGACTCTGTGCTTGCTGATGCTCTGCACCCTGCTGATCTTCACACAGGCCTCGGTCTTCGGCCTGCTGGCCATTGCAGTGGAGCGGTACATCTCCATCCTCAAGCCCTTCCAGTACCCATCCCTCATGAGCCCCCAGAACTCGCTCCTGGTCATCCTGAGCAGCTGGGTGCTGGCCACCTTCATTGGGACGCTGCCCCTCATGGGCTGGCATAAACCCTTCCCGCCCGACGGCCAGTGCAAATTCAACGCCTTCATCGAGGACACCTTCGAGGTCTATTTCAAGTTCGTGGCCTGCATGCTGGTGCCGCTGGCCATCATGCTGGTCCTCTACGGCCGTATCTTCCTGGAGGCCAAGCGGCAGATCCGCAAGGTGGCCgagagggaggtggaggtgagccgGCAGGCCCGGCGCCGCCGCGTCCTGCACAAGGAGCTGCGGCTGGCCACCTCGCTCTTCATCGTCCTCTTCTGCTTCGCCTTCTGCTGGCTGCCCCTCCATGTCATCAACACCCTCCAGCTCGTCTGCCCCggctgccccatccccagcccgcTGGTGCTGGCGACCATAGTCCTGTCCCACGCCAACTCCGTCATCAACCCCGTGGTGTACGTCTTCCGCATGCGCTCCTTCCGCCAGGCCTTCACGGCCACCTTCCCCTGCACATGGCACCCCCTGCCCGCCTCCACCCCAAGCAAGTTCTCCGCCTCCGGACTCACGCCATCcaacaggctggagctggccagccACAACAGCCCCCTACCAGGGAAGTGA